Proteins encoded in a region of the Vicia villosa cultivar HV-30 ecotype Madison, WI linkage group LG5, Vvil1.0, whole genome shotgun sequence genome:
- the LOC131603455 gene encoding protein TIC 22-like, chloroplastic — protein sequence MNFDNFQKALSEFQTRCNGLVQNLTTNLNRFPKSPPWARITPNGIRPLAAETIEQRLEGVPVYALSNAADEFMLVSGASTGRNLGLFCFNKEDAEALLHQVTAIDPLMPQGSKVVPVALNKVFQLKVNGVAFRLIPEFSQIKNALQEREKSGIPSADFFGVPVFQSRSLILKNQTKRYRPLFFRKEDLENSIEKASGQLNRIKLSSGQGDIEVASLEDVIKEMKENSTSKWDDVIFIPPGFDVSSATDPNLL from the exons ATGAACTTCGACAATTTCCAGAAAGCCCTATCGGAATTCCAAACCCGCTGCAACGGCCTTGTTCAAAACCTAACCACCAACCTAAACCGTTTCCCAAAATCTCCTCCGTGGGCCCGGATAACCCCCAATGGTATCCGGCCCTTGGCGGCGGAGACAATCGAGCAGCGTCTGGAAGGCGTTCCTGTTTACGCTCTCAGCAACGCCGCGGATGAGTTCATGTTAGTGTCGGGCGCTTCCACCGGTAGAAATTTGGGTCTCTTTTGCTTCAATAAAGAAGATGCTGAAGCGTTACTTCACCAAGTAACTGCTATTGACCCTCTCATGCCTCAAGGTTCCAAAGTCGTTCCCGTTGCTCTCAACAAG GTATTTCAACTCAAAGTAAATGGTGTTGCATTTAGATTGATACCGGAATTCTCTCAAATCAAGAATGCGTTACAA GAGAGGGAGAAATCTGGTATTCCTTCCGCTGACTTTTTTGGTGTTCCAGTTTTCCAG TCCAGAAGTTTGATATTGAAGAACCAGACAAAGAGATATCGTCCACTCTTCTTCAGAAAG GAGGATTTAGAAAATTCAATTGAAAAGGCGTCTGGTCAGCTGAATAGAATAAAATTGTCTTCCGGACAAGGAGACATAGAG GTTGCTTCTCTAGAGGATGTAATAAAGGAAATGAAG GAGAATTCTACATCAAAATGGGATGACGTTATTTTTATACCTCCTGGATTTGATGTTTCAAGTGCAACTGACCCCAATCTGCTATAG
- the LOC131603452 gene encoding uncharacterized protein LOC131603452, with amino-acid sequence MEVIQKSRKRNHTSQPPSSTFTRSRAQSLLHRSRSGQIRHDPVRRKAEPHPVPVPVPTQDKLYHVPVHLAGNNATQEFSESEYKSLIQDICKEYCESDSEDKDLVKDLCKKAKLDDGDLACATAKDLRMRRVYSFLSSAGACSDRIGSALSNGSVVDSDREVAELGFQSQFADNGDALDDGRVSLTEVPVLGLTCEPRDFNRGNTESSCESPKLQVHKQIDEGNGGYCLEKIDDLGEEPVQTTPPDAVISINLEVNGDARKTEEALCVKDTPLAVNAGENSGKGFSGSKDCQLYSHVLKSKSILKPRLPGKLFKAPGSVNYRRLMEVMGDDFGILNSGHCLKDKKVMDAPGLEFPLLSDNREASKPETMTDSCTLLDTNGPKLTSSPMQLNTAKVNGECLSRPSVDGETVSDSKVDPAAGFLGARDVGNAKATNHNSCASEQLGVLNKDSIPTTHDAEIYDTSILNIDQTQSVAKDMCPKADKSNEPLKSKHARRPYLHGKLVKTPGSVNYRRLLPFLNNLTKDDSGTSKFGDQTQDVGLYSKELPLPSQSEEASIHMQMTVSVPMQDKVDSNASASNILVNPANMLTHGNLPELASSQDFSELPMQLDANETVQECLSESHVQAHSEKAAISSKDKCLSESKTDPCSVMRDFHCSKIVTNAANHDGPNQVHTTISEQHFSESQPKDQNLPNINDDIFSLPFKHHSSEEQGFTIGYDKSKELVNLEKLESVSSCPPQGQSLSQLDHNMLDVEENETSSHAISKTDDDVVLSCVSISKEPIQPSEKIISDKPELQDIAEEKETNSCAIRKFDDAVVLSCVNISNEEPRPPSQKIISDKPEIPDIAAHGGDTSGSLLNGLVYASKMPSKGSNNKNASSVREIENGSESKTTPVLNRCPRTKLFKHVGSFNYKRLLPIFLETVKSNSCASNNDHHPKVQKLLDHAPAVPISVSNFLVNRTSASNDCVPMDDSTCDSGAQKETELHTCDLNNDSSSPISQLPDKQIVSNGLDKLENFVSSPISVPRDLLTTPLRPIADEVDTREKEATPALSTEERSPETLGNYQSLSQLKVSDQVSAPTVGSQKGILRRNPRGCRGLCTCLNCASFRLHAERAFEFSRNQMLDADEVAQDLMKELSHLRNILESNINNDGVSDTPVFDGSQVKEACRKAFEIEQLAKDRLSQMNDDLNMHCRTPSLQPPSVKFSDHVEEKVIQPEA; translated from the exons ATGGAGGTGATTCAAAAATCCCGCAAACGAAACCACACATCTCAACCACCCTCTTCCACTTTCACCCGCAGCAGAGCCCAGAGCCTCTTACACCGGAGCCGCTCCGGCCAGATCCGCCACGATCCCGTCCGGCGTAAGGCGGAACCACATCCCGTTCCAGTTCCAGTTCCAACACAAGATAAACTCTATCACGTTCCCGTTCATCTTGCTGGAAACAATGCAACACAAGAATTTTCCGAATCGGAATACAAATCTCTCATTCAGGATATTTGCAAGGAATATTGCGAATCGGATTCAGAAGATAAAGATCTCGTGAAGGATCTTTGCAAGAAAGCGAAGCTTGACGACGGTGACCTAGCTTGTGCTACAGCGAAGGATCTTCGCATGAGACGAGTTTACTCGTTTTTGTCTAGTGCTGGTGCTTGCTCCGATCGGATCGGAAGTGCGTTGTCCAATGGGAGTGTTGTTGATTCTGACAGGGAAGTAGCTGAGTTAGGGTTTCAATCGCAATTTGCTGATAACGGCGACGCACTTGATGATGGGAGGGTCTCACTGACTGAGGTACCAGTTTTAGGGCTTACATGTGAACCTCGGGATTTCAACCGGGGAAACACTGAATCGTCATGTGAAAGTCCGAAGTTGCAAGTTCACAagcaaattgatgaaggaaatgGTGGCTATTGTTTGGAGAAGATTGATGATTTGGGTGAAGAACCAGTACAAACGACACCACCAGATGCTGTGATAAGTATTAATTTGGAAGTTAACGGAGATGCGAGGAAAACTGAAGAGGCTCTCTGTGTTAAAGATACTCCTCTTGCTGTTAATGCAGGGGAAAATTCAGGCAAGGGTTTTTCTGGTTCCAAAGATTGCCAGTTATATAGTCATGTTCTCAAGAGCAAATCT ATACTCAAGCCACGTTTACCAGGGAAATTATTCAAAGCTCCAGGTTCAGTCAATTACAGAAGGCTAATGGAGGTTATGGGAGATGATTTTG GTATACTGAACTCGGGTCATTGCCTCAAAGATAAGAAGGTTATGGATGCACCGGGGCTTGAATTTCCTTTGTTGTCTGATAATCGCGAAGCTTCTAAACCAGAAACTATGACTGATAGTTGCACCTTGCTCGATACTAATGGGCCAAAACTGACTTCTTCACCAATGCAATTAAATACTGCTAAAGTGAATGGTGAGTGTTTATCCAGGCCATCCGTGGATGGTGAAACTGTGAGTGATTCAAAGGTGGATCCAGCTGCAGGTTTTCTTGGTGCTAGAGATGTTGGTAATGCTAAGGCTACTAACCACAATAGTTGTGCCTCAGAGCAGCTTGGCGTTTTGAATAAAGATTCTATACCAACGACCCATGATGCTGAGATATATGATACTTCAATTCTCAATATAGACCAAACGCAGAGTGTGGCAAAGGATATGTGCCCCAAAGCTGACAAGAGCAACGAACCTCTTAAGAGTAAACAT GCGCGTAGACCTTATTTGCACGGGAAGCTGGTCAAAACCCCAGGTTCAGTCAACTATAGAAGGTTGCTTCCATTTCTGAACAATCTTACTAAAGACGACTCTG GTACATCAAAATTTGGTGACCAGACTCAAGATGTGGGTTTGTATTCAAAGGAGCTTCCTTTGCCATCTCAAAGTGAAGAAGCTTCTATTCACATGCAAATGACAGTCAGTGTCCCAATGCAAGACAAAGTTGACTCTAATGCTTCGGCAAGCAACATCTTAGTTAATCCTGCTAATATGTTAACTCATGGCAACCTTCCAGAATTGGCATCTTCCCAAGACTTCTCTGAATTGCCAATGCAATTGGATGCAAACGAAACAGTCCAGGAGTGCTTATCTGAGTCCCACGTTCAGGCACACTCTGAGAAGGCTGCAATTTCTTCAAAAGACAAGTGCTTGAGTGAATCAAAGACTGATCCTTGTTCAGTAATGAGGGATTTTCACTGTTCTAAGATTGTCACCAATGCTGCTAACCATGATGGCCCTAATCAAGTGCACACCACTATATCCGAGCAGCACTTTAGTGAGTCACAACCCAAAGACCAAAACTTGCCTAATATTAATGATGATATCTTCAGCCTTCCATTTAAGCATCATTCAAGTGAAGAACAAGGATTCACTATTGGATATGATAAAAGTAAGGAGTTAGTGAATCTGGAGAAGTTGGAATCTGTTAGCAGCTGTCCTCCTCAGGGTCAGAGTCTAAGTCAATTGGATCATAATATGCTAGATGTGGAGGAGAATGAAACAAGCAGCCATGCAATTAGCAAAACTGATGATGATGTGGTTTTAAGTTGTGTCAGTATTTCAAAAGAACCTATACAACCATCTGAGAAGATTATCTCTGATAAACCAGAGCTACAAGACATTGCAGAGGAGAAGGAAACAAATAGCTGTGCAATTAGGAAGTTTGACGATGCTGTTGTTTTAAGTTGTGTCAACATCTCAAATGAAGAACCTAGGCCACCATCACAGAAGATTATCTCTGATAAACCTGAGATACCAGACATTGCAGCACATGGCGGTGACACTTCAGGAAGTCTACTGAATGGCCTAGTTTATGCCTCAAAGATGCCTTCAAAAGGAAGCAACAACAAAAATGCTAGTTCTGTTCGTGAGATTGAAAATGGATCTGAATCCAAGACCACACCG GTTCTAAATCGTTGTCCACGAACGAAGTTGTTTAAACATGTTGGGTCTTTCAACTATAAAAGATTGCTTCCAATTTTCTTGGAAACTGTAAAGTCTAATTCCT GTGCTTCAAATAATGATCATCACCCAAAAGTTCAGAAGCTTTTAGATCATGCTCCAGCTGTTCCAATTTCAGTTTCAAACTTTTTAGTAAATCGGACAAGTGCTTCAAATGACTGTGTTCCTATGGATGATAGTACATGTGATTCTGGTGCTCAGAAAGAAACAGAGTTGCATACTTGTGATTTAAATAATGATAGTTCAAGCCCAATATCTCAACTGCCAGATAAACAGATCGTATCAAATGGACTTGACAAGCTGGAGAACTTTGTCAGTTCACCAATTTCTGTTCCGAGAGATTTACTAACCACCCCTTTAAGGCCTATAGCTGATGAAGTTGACACTAGAGAAAAAGAGGCTACACCTGCCCTGTCTACTGAGGAGAGGTCACCTGAAACACTTGGAAATTATCAGAGCTTGTCCCAACTGAAAGTCTCAGATCAAGTTAGTGCCCCCACTGTTGGTTCTCAAAAAGGAATTTTGAGAAGAAACCCCAGAGGATGCCGAGGGCTTTGCACATGTTTAAACTGTGCTTCTTTTCGCCTTCATGCAGAAAGAGCATTTGAATTTTCTAGAAACCAGATGCTAGATGCTGATGAGGTTGCCCAAGACCTTATGAAGGAACTATCCCATCTCAGAAACATTTTAGAAAGTAATATTAATAATGATGGTGTCAGTGACACTCCTGTTTTTGATGGAAGCCAG GTGAAAGAAGCCTGCAGGAAAGCATTTGAAATAGAACAACTGGCAAAGGATCGGCTTAGCCAAATGAATGATGATCTTAACATGCATTGCAGAACACCG AGTCTGCAGCCACCAAGTGTTAAATTTTCAGATCACGTTGAAGAAAAAGTCATTCAACCAGAAGCATAA
- the LOC131603454 gene encoding xyloglucan endotransglucosylase/hydrolase 2 produces MASNSTHNEFHVFMLIGIMVTFMVSTCNGSFFQDFDLTWGDNRAKIFNGGQLLSLSLDKVSGSGFKSKNEYLFGRIDMQLKLVAGNSAGTVTAYYLSSQGPTHDEIDFEFLGNTTGDPYILHTNIFTQGKGNREQQFYLWFDPTRNFHTYSIIWKPQHIIFLVDNTPIRVFKNVESMGVPFPKNQPMRIYSSLWNADDWATRGGLVKTDWSKAPFTAYYRNFKATQFSSKSSSTSNSDSEWQINELDAYGRRRLRWVQKYFMIYNYCNDLKRFPQGVPVECSH; encoded by the exons ATGGCTTCTAATtctactcacaatgagtttcatGTGTTTATGCTAATTGGCATAATGGTAACCTTTATGGTGTCTACTTGTAACGGTAGCTTCTTCCAAGACTTTGATCTAACATGGGGTGATAACCGTGCTAAGATATTCAATGGTGGCCAACTTCTATCACTTTCCCTTGACAAAGTCTCTGGCTctggcttcaaatcaaagaatgaGTACCTATTCGGAAGAATCGATATGCAACTCAAGCTTGTTGCTGGTAATTCTGCAGGCACTGTCACTGCTTACTAC CTGTCATCCCAAGGGCCAACCCATgatgaaattgattttgagtTCTTGGGAAACACAACTGGTGACCCTTACATTCTTCACACAAACATCTTCACTCAAGGCAAAGGTAACAGAGAACAACAGTTCTACCTTTGGTTTGACCCCACTAGAAACTTCCACACTTACTCCATTATTTGGAAGCCCCAACACATCAT ATTCTTGGTTGATAACACACCAATAAGGGTATTCAAGAATGTTGAATCTATGGGTGTTCCATTTCCAAAGAACCAACCAATGAGAATCTACTCCAGCCTGTGGAATGCTGATGACTGGGCCACAAGAGGTGGATTGGTGAAAACTGATTGGTCTAAAGCACCCTTTACAGCATACTACCGTAATTTCAAGGCCACTCAGTTCTCATCCAAGTCATCTTCAACTTCAAATTCTGATTCTGAATGGCAGATAAATGAACTTGATGCTTATGGTAGAAGAAGATTGAGATGGGTTCAAAAGTACTTCATGATTTACAATTATTGTAACGATCTCAAACGTTTCCCACAAGGTGTTCCTGTTGAGTGTAGCCACTAG